In one window of Henckelia pumila isolate YLH828 chromosome 1, ASM3356847v2, whole genome shotgun sequence DNA:
- the LOC140884024 gene encoding protein transport protein SEC23 D — MAVRATMTRFPADPREQEECGLPWGITLMPFAAKDENGNPPVYGSGGELLPRCENCWGYYNTYCEQDQWTWTCVLCGTLNGLSAQSIARYSLPDSCPENMSSFVDLEIPLEESEEMQPRPVYVAAVDLSSSEEFLELTKSALLAALEALAPESLFGLATFSHKIGLYDVQGPIPVVKNVFIHPDSHVGLAMELEDVMPLFSFLAPVDTCKDRITSALETLKPTTSWERTTAAGQVVDGVLLGGRGFGVAMEALLKYLGSEYGNTYALARVFAFLSGPPDYGLGQLDTRRYGEQYASKGEDADRALLPEQTPFYKDLAAVAVQAGICVDLFAVTNEYTDLASLKFLSIDSGGSLFLYSNTDDSTLPQDMYRMLSRPYAFNCVMRLRTSSEFKLGHLYGHFFPDPQYENVQHVICCDTFATYAYDFHFENDSGFPRHSQEMPTLQIAFQYSVVVPHSEKSILGSSPTSRAKYSLKRRLRIRTIKFGISRNINEIYDSVDPEVVLSILVHEVILASLEQGVREGRSSLQEWLVNLTAQYNDACKISEYPRGSMTSPNVDIAFTQCPQLQPLPRLVFALLRNPLLRLHEEGVHPDYRIYLQCLFSAIEPSSLGRAIYPLLTSYETPDKQAFPRHSLSRAALVTSGSPIFFLDAFTTLIVFYSTTADPAIAFPPPQDCLLRTTINKLKQERSITPKLIFIRGGQDDATVFENYLIEEQDVEGSGFTSVLGFVSFLDEISHSVLVYKKQ; from the exons ATGGCGGTTCGGGCGACTATGACCCGGTTTCCAGCCGACCCGAGGGAGCAGGAAGAATGTGGCTTGCCGTGGGGCATCACGTTGATGCCGTTCGCCGCGAAGGACGAGAACGGAAACCCGCCGGTGTACGGATCCGGCGGTGAATTGTTACCTCGCTGCGAGAATTGCTGGGGCTATTACAATACCTATTGTGAACAGGATCAGTGGACATGGACCTGCGTACTCTGCGGCACACTAAATGGGCTTTCGGCTCAGTCCATAGCTAGATATTCACTTCCGGACTCATGCCCAGAAAATATGTCGTCTTTTGTTGACCTCGAGATACCAC TGGAAGAATCAGAAGAAATGCAGCCAAGGCCAGTCTATGTTGCCGCAGTTGACCTTTCTT CTTCGGAAGAGTTTTTGGAACTTACTAAAAGTGCTCTCTTAGCAGCATTGGAGG CTCTAGCACCTGAATCACTTTTTGGTCTTGCAACGTTCAGCCATAAAATAGGCTTATATGATGTTCAGGGTCCCATACCAGTGGTGAAGAATGTATTTATTCACCCTGATTCTCATGTTGGGCTGGCAATGGAACTCGAAGATGTCATgccattattttcatttttggcTCCT GTTGACACGTGCAAGGATCGTATTACATCTGCTCTTGAAACTCTAAAGCCGACAACTTCATGGGAGCGGACAACAGCTGCGGGTCAAGTAGTAGATGGGGTGTTACTTGGTGGGCGAGGCTTCGGAGTAGCCATGGAAGCTCTCCTGAAATATCTTGGTTCAGAATACGGAAATACCTATGCACTAG CCAGAGTTTTTGCCTTTCTATCTGGCCCTCCAGATTATGGTCTTGGCCAGCTAGACACAAGACGCTATGGTGAGCAATACGCTAGCAAAGGAGAAGACGCAGACCGTGCTCTGCTCCCAGAGCAAACACCATTTTATAAAGATTTG GCTGCCGTTGCTGTTCAAGCTGGCATTTGCGTTGATCTATTTGCTGTCACAAATGAATACACTGATTTGGCATCTTTGAAATTTCTTAGTATCGACAGTGGAGGctctttatttttatattcaaacACTGATGATTCAACACTTCCTCAGGACAT GTACCGTATGTTAAGTCGTCCGTACGCATTCAATTGTGTTATGCGCTTAAGGACATCTTCTGAATTTAAGCTTGGCCATTTG TATGGGCATTTCTTTCCTGATCCACAGTATGAAAACGTTCAGCATGTTATTTGCTGCGACACTTTTGCCACATATGCATACGATTTTCATTTCGAGAATGACAGTGGATTCCCCAG ACACAGCCAAGAAATGCCTACATTGCAGATTGCATTTCAATACTCTGTTGTTGTGCCCCACAGTGAAAAGTCAATTTTAGGTTCAAGCCCTACTAGCAG AGCTAAATATTCCCTGAAAAGGAGACTGAGAATCCGAACCATAAAATTTGGAATATCACGGAACATCAACGAGATTTATGATAGTGTTGATCCTGAAGTTGTTCTTTCCATCCTTGTTCACGAG GTTATTTTGGCCTCTTTGGAGCAAGGAGTTCGAGAGGGCCGGAGTTCACTTCAAGAGTGGCTTGTAAATCTTACGGCTCAGTACAATGATGCTTGCAAGATTTCTGAATACCCAAGAGGAAGTATGACGTCTCCTAATGTTGACATTGCCTTCACCCAATGCCCTCAGCTGCAACCTTTACCCCGCTTAGTCTTTGCTTTGCTAAGGAACCCACTTCTTCGCCTTCATGAAGAAGGTGTTCATCCAGACTACAGAATATATCTCCAGTGTCTGTTCAGTGCCATTGAACCTTCGTCACTTGGCCGTGCTATATATCCATTGTTGACATCGTATGAAACTCCAGATAAACAAGCTTTTCCTCGCCATTCCTTGAGTCGTGCAGCACTTGTAACAAGTGGCAGCCCAATATTTTTCCTGGATGCCTTCACAACTCTGATTGTATTTTATTCAACCACAGCTGACCCTGCCATTGCTTTTCCTCCACCGCAGGACT GCTTGTTAAGAACCACTATCAACAAGCTAAAGCAAGAGAGGAGTATAACTCCTAAGCTCATTTTTATCAGGGGAGGGCAGGACGATGCAACGGTGTTTGAGAACTATCTTATAGAGGAGCAAGATGTTGAGGGAAGTGGCTTCACAAGTGTACTGGGCTTTGTTTCTTTTCTTGATGAGATCAGTCATAGTGTGTTAGTTTACAAAAAACAATAG